A stretch of Triticum aestivum cultivar Chinese Spring chromosome 1D, IWGSC CS RefSeq v2.1, whole genome shotgun sequence DNA encodes these proteins:
- the LOC123183048 gene encoding exosome complex component RRP41 homolog: protein MEYVNPLTGFRVDGRRPNEMRQLKGEVGVVSRADGSALFEMGNTRVIAAVYGPREIQNRSQQQNRKEALVRCEYRMAEFSTGDRRRKPKGDRRSTEISLVIRQTMEASILTHLMPHSQIDIFVQVLQADGGTRSACINAATLALADAGIPMRDIVTSCSAGYLCSTPLLDLNYIEDSAGGADVTVGILAKMDKVTLLQMDAKLPMDTFETVMDLATEGCKAIATYIREVLLENTKQLECQRG from the exons ATGGAGTACGTCAACCCTCTCACCGGCTTCCGCGTCGACGGCCGCCGCCCCAACGAG ATGCGGCAGCTCAAGGGCGAGGTCGGCGTCGTCTCCAGGGCCGACGGCTCGGCGCTCTTCGAGATGGGCAACACCAGGGTCATCGCCGCGGTCTACGGACCTCGAGAG ATCCAAAACAGGAGTCAGCAACAAAATCGTAAAGAGGCTTTG GTGCGTTGTGAGTATAGAATGGCAGAATTTAGCACTGGGGATCGAAGGAGAAAGCCAAAAGGTGACAG GCGATCAACAGAAATTTCTCTTGTTATTCGACAAACAATGGAGGCAAGCATATTAACACATTTAATGCCACACTCACAG ATTGACATATTTGTCCAAGTTCTTCAAGCTGATGGTG GAACCAGGTCCGCATGCATCAATGCTGCAACACTAGCACTTGCAGATGCTGGGATTCCAATGCGAGACATAGTCACATCTTGCAGTGCTGGGTACCTGTGTTCTACTCCTTTGCTTG atctgaactatATAGAAGACAGCGCTGGAGGCGCGGATGTCACCGTTGGCATTCTTGCAAAGATGGACAAAGTGACTCTTCTGCAG ATGGACGCGAAACTACCAATGGATACATTTGAGACTGTGATGGACCTTGCAACTGAAGGGTGCAAAGCGATCGCAACCTACATCCGAGAG GTGCTATTGGAGAACACGAAGCAGCTGGAGTGTCAGCGAGGCTAG
- the LOC123176235 gene encoding aldehyde oxidase GLOX1-like: MARSSSLLRTGVLAMALLASFLGVEALFDPFNIFGGRPESDYLDPFGGRATKSPPPPRTEREETGAAQPNTMGLTRVPPLGEPSKASHDTMTIKVTVRDDKPDGAWTIVSDNSGVSAMHLAIMRHGRAIMFDTATTGRSLMRLRFDNCRVDPRRHKTDCWAHAVEFDYTTGAVRPLKILTDTWCSAGGFDAEGNLVQSGGYFEGDRTVRYLSPCHTCDWKEHPYSLFEGRWYATQQVLPDGRFAIFGGRRAFSFEHLPKPGMFNHQSVPLALLRDTTDDVENNLYPFVNLLPDGNLFIFANDRGIIFDHRSEIVIRDIPPLPGGARNYPASAMSAMLPLDLRGRQLHGGPELEPEVIICGGANKTAFKVGEIGQYGPALKDCGRINLVKQDAQWATEEMPVQRVMGDMLILPNGELLLLNGAAKGCGGWGFARQPVRSPLLYSPSAPQGSRFRPLTPSTISRVYHSTAAVLPDATVLVAGGNTNSGYNFSGVDFPTEVRVERFTPPYLDGRRHVANRPIIDPHSLPREGMRYGAKYTFRFRTPLDPVVEADVMVTMYAPPFTTHGYSMNQRLLILSVTSYIPDPQGYAITVDAPGKPELAPPAYYLVYVLAKDVPSVAVWVKIQ, from the coding sequence ATGGCCcggtcctcctccctcctccgcacCGGCGTGCTCGCCATGGCGCTCCTCGCCTCCTTCCTCGGCGTCGAGGCCCTCTTCGACCCGTTCAACATCTTCGGCGGGCGCCCGGAGAGCGATTACCTGGACCCGTTCGGCGGCCGGGCAACCAAGAGCCCGCCCCCGCCCCGCACGGAGCGGGAGGAGACGGGCGCGGCGCAGCCCAACACCATGGGGCTCACGCGCGTGCCGCCCTTGGGCGAGCCCAGCAAGGCGTCCCATGATACCATGACTATCAAAGTTACCGTGCGCGACGACAAGCCCGACGGCGCGTGGACCATTGTCAGCGACAACTCCGGCGTCTCCGCCATGCACCTCGCCATCATGCGCCACGGCCGCGCCATCATGTTCGACACCGCCACCACGGGCCGCTCCCTCATGCGCCTCAGGTTCGACAACTGCCGCGTAGACCCGCGCCGCCACAAGACCGACTGCTGGGCGCACGCCGTCGAGTTCGACTACACCACCGGCGCCGTCCGGCCCCTCAAGATCCTCACCGACACCTGGTGCTCCGCCGGGGGGTTCGACGCCGAGGGCAACCTCGTGCAGTCCGGGGGCTACTTCGAGGGCGACAGGACTGTCCGCTACCTCTCGCCCTGCCACACCTGTGACTGGAAGGAGCACCCATATAGCCTGTTCGAAGGGCGGTGGTACGCCACCCAGCAGGTGCTCCCCGATGGCCGCTTCGCCATCTTCGGCGGCCGCCGCGCATTCTCCTTCGAGCACCTGCCCAAGCCCGGGATGTTCAACCACCAGTCCGTGCCGCTCGCGTTGCTCCGGGACACCACCGACGACGTGGAGAACAACCTCTACCCTTTCGTCAACCTCCTTCCCGACGGCAACCTCTTCATCTTCGCCAACGACCGCGGCATCATCTTCGACCACCGCTCCGAGATCGTCATCCGCGACATCCCGCCGCTCCCCGGCGGAGCCCGCAACTACCCGGCTTCCGCCATGTCGGCCATGCTCCCGCTCGACCTCCGCGGGAGGCAGCTCCACGGCGGCCCCGAACTCGAGCCGGAGGTCATCATCTGCGGCGGCGCCAACAAGACGGCCTTCAAGGTCGGCGAGATCGGCCAGTACGGACCCGCGCTCAAGGACTGCGGCCGCATCAACCTCGTCAAACAGGACGCGCAGTGGGCCACGGAGGAAATGCCCGTGCAACGCGTCATGGGCGACATGCTCATCCTCCCCAACGGCGAGCTGCTCCTGCTCAACGGCGCCGCCAAGGGGTGCGGGGGGTGGGGCTTCGCGCGCCAGCCCGTGCGCTCCCCGCTGCTCTACTCGCCGTCGGCGCCGCAGGGGTCCCGCTTCCGGCCGCTCACGCCATCCACCATCTCGCGCGTCtaccactccaccgccgccgtgcTCCCCGACGCCACCGTGCTCGTGGCCGGCGGCAACACCAACTCGGGCTACAACTTCAGCGGCGTCGACTTCCCCACCGAGGTGCGCGTCGAGCGCTTCACGCCGCCCTACCTCGACGGGAGGAGACATGTCGCCAACCGCCCCATCATCGACCCCCACTCGCTGCCCAGGGAGGGGATGCGCTACGGGGCCAAGTACACCTTCAGGTTCCGCACGCCGCTCGACCCCGTCGTGGAGGCCGACGTCATGGTCACCATGTACGCGCCGCCCTTCACCACGCACGGCTACTCCATGAACCAGCGCCTCCTCATCCTCTCCGTCACCTCCTACATCCCCGACCCCCAAGGCTACGCCATCACCGTCGACGCGCCCGGCAAGCCCGAGCTCGCGCCGCCCGCCTACTACCTCGTCTACGTCCTCGCCAAGGACGTGCCCAGCGTCGCCGTATGGGTCAAGATACAGTGA